The Natranaerobius trueperi region TCAAATTCATTAATCTCTTTATCAATAGACAACTCTAACATAGCTCTATTTTAACTTGTAAAATACTGTCTATCTCTATCTATAAACTCATCATCTACATCTGTTTCAAATTCGAAAGGTGGTTTTTTATGAGGTGTAGATACCTGAAAACTCACCTTCCCCCTTGAGATCTCTCTTAAAGTAAAATTAACCGTAGGTTTTCTATCCCAAATCCATTTAGCACTAATTTGTAATCTTTTTAAATAAAAAGAGCTACCCAATTAAAATGTACCCCATAGATAAATAAGATAATTGACATTAGACATTAAAAAAACACAAACACTTTTGCCTGTGTGAGTTTTATGAAAGCAATTTGGTTGCTATGAAATGCCCTTTCGTAGAACTCCCTCCCATTGTATAGGGAATCCCATTAAGTTCAAATCTACTATTTCATATCGTTCAACTAAAGCTGAAAGACTTGTCACAAAATTTCCCCATTCATCATTATCCTTTGATAGTCGCCCGGCAACAAAAAGAGCAGAAAACACTGTATCGTTTCTTATTCCTCTTTTTCTATCCCTTCTAAATAGTTTTGGAGTTATTTTTAGCTTGCGATCATACAATCTTCCGTAATGAGCACATATATTTCTAAAAACAGATAGAGTATATAACCATGTTTTGACATACTCACCTTTTGTATTATAGTAAATACCGGCTATTTTCGTCTTGGTCTTTTTCTTTAAGGTTGCTGTAAATTTTTGATAACAATCCGAAAGAAGCTAATTCAATAACCACCCAAATAGGAAAAACGCCCCCGTAGGCAGATTTGTGATGTTGCACGAAAATTTCGTCGCTTCGTTCTATCTCTTCTTGAAATTTTTGTAGCATCCCACTATGATAATCTGCATTTCTAAAATTATCTTGGTTTTTATATCCTATAGATCCATATTTGTGAGCAATTAAATATGCTATATGAGTCCTAAAAGCAATTTCAATTGGTTCTAATATACTTATTATCATATTGCGAAATTTTTTGTCAAATTCATACAGGTTATGAACATCACTAAAAGAAACTCCTTCATAAAACCTATCATTAGTCTTAAAGGAGAGCATGTAAGCACTGAGTCGATAGTAATTAATTCTGCTGAGAACTTCTGCAGCTTGCTCTTCGTCGTCAACTATGAGGTTTCTGTTTCTTAATATATTGACTTGTTCTTTAAAAGTAGTTGGCTTTTTAATCCTGTTTTTATAATCATCATTACACATTGTTACCTCCAGAAATAAAACGTCCCACCCTGGTCCGCATTGTTAAGAGGCGTGGTGGGCTCTGTTAACTTAATAATATAGCATTGTAGACGTTGTGTCAATGACTTTTACTAAGTACTGTAGTTGTTCTGTGATATTGTCACCCTAAGAATGTTCTGTGAAAATGTCACTATGACTAAAAAGGATCTAAACCCAAATTTTGAGTTAGACTAAAATATAAAGATATGGTGTTTGATACGTGAGCGTCAAATAGTACCCACATTAATTTAA contains the following coding sequences:
- a CDS encoding Abi family protein, whose translation is MCNDDYKNRIKKPTTFKEQVNILRNRNLIVDDEEQAAEVLSRINYYRLSAYMLSFKTNDRFYEGVSFSDVHNLYEFDKKFRNMIISILEPIEIAFRTHIAYLIAHKYGSIGYKNQDNFRNADYHSGMLQKFQEEIERSDEIFVQHHKSAYGGVFPIWVVIELASFGLLSKIYSNLKEKDQDENSRYLL